In Ananas comosus cultivar F153 linkage group 10, ASM154086v1, whole genome shotgun sequence, the following proteins share a genomic window:
- the LOC109715982 gene encoding glutaredoxin-C7-like, producing the protein MQGVRCRPLPSGGAAVAAAGLTIDGGEAPETRMERLIRENPVVIFTRRGCCMCHVMKRLLATVGAHPTVIEVEGAEEEAAAALLLAAGGIPALFVGGAPVGGIEGLMGLHLSGRLVPRLREVGALCG; encoded by the coding sequence ATGCAGGGGGTGAGGTGTAGGCCGCTGCCGAGCGGaggggcggcggtggcggcggcggggttGACGATCGACGGCGGGGAGGCGCCGGAGACGAGGATGGAGCGGCTGATAAGGGAGAACCCGGTGGTGATCTTCACGAGGAGGGGCTGCTGCATGTGCCACGTGATGAAGCGGCTCCTGGCGACGGTGGGGGCGCACCCGACGGTGATCGAGGtggagggggcggaggaggaggcggcggcggcgctgctGCTCGCTGCGGGGGGGATCCCCGCGCTCTTCGTCGGCGGCGCCCCCGTCGGCGGGATCGAGGGGCTCATGGGCCTCCACCTCAGCGGCCGCCTCGTCCCCAGGCTCAGGGAGGTGGGCGCCCTCTGCGGCtga
- the LOC109716009 gene encoding probable phospholipid-transporting ATPase 4 isoform X2, whose amino-acid sequence MARGARRRELLRWSKLYTFSCLRPCASPSDSDAAAQSLGGPGFSRAVHCNQPRIHRKKPLRYPSNYISTTKYNILTFLPKAVFEQFRRVANLYFLLAAILSLTPIAPFSYVSMIAPLAFVVGLSMAKEALEDWRRFVQDMKVNSRKVSFHKGDGQFSYKHWQKIQVGDVVKVEKDQFFPADLLLLSSSYEDGICYVETMNLDGETNLKVKRALEVTLPLDEDGTFREFKAIIRCEDPNPSLYTFVGNFEYERQVYALDPSQILLRDSKLRNTSYVYGVVVFTGHDSKVMQNATQSPSKRSNIERKMDRIIYILFTLLVLISLISSIGFAVNTKFGMPHWWYLRPDDTSNLYDPSKPVTSGVFHLVTALILYGYLIPISLYVSIEVVKVLQAMFINHDLHMYDEDTGNPADARTSNLNEELGQVHTILSDKTGTLTCNQMDFLKCSIAGVSYGRRSSEVEIAAAKQMASEAGEIDLEDRISFTVDIAKKPAIKGFSFEDDRLMQGNWINDPSAGTILMFFRILALCHTAIPEMNEETGSFSYEAESPDEGAFLVAAREFGFEFCKRTQSSVFVRERYASSQYPVEREFKVLSLLEFSSKRKRMSVILRDEAGQILLLCKGADSIIFDRLSKNGRMYEVDTTKHLSDYGEAGLRTLALSYRVLEETEYSAWNTEFLKAKTSIGPDREAQLERVSDLIERELILVGATAVEDKLQKGVPQCIDKLAQAGLKIWVLTGDKMETAINIGFACSLLRQGMKQICLSTVNGDLISQDARKEAKENLLLQITNASQMVKLEKDPHAAFALIIDGKTLTYALEDDMKTHFLNLAIDCASVICCRVSPKQKALVTRLVNEGTGQTTLAIGDGANDVGMIQEADIGVGISGVEGMQAVMASDFSISQFRFLERLLLVHGHWCYKRIAQMICYFFYKNIAFGLTIFYFEAYTAFSGQSVYDDWYMILFNVILTSLPVISLGVFEQDVPSEVCLQFPALYQQGPRNLFFDWNRIFGWMGNGLYSSLVIFFLNIGIFYNQAFRPEGQTADMAAVGTAMFTCIIWAVNVQIALTMSHFTWIQHLFVWGSVTTWYLFLLAYGMTSPLISGNNFQILLEALGSAPIYWSVTLLVTVACNLPYLAHISYQRACNPLDHHVIQEIKHYKKDVEDQIMWKRESSKARQETKIGFSARVDAKIRQLKGKLQKKVSSLSIQTAT is encoded by the exons ATGGCGCGCGGCGCGCGGCGTCGGGAGCTCCTCCGATGGAGCAAGCTCTACACGTTCTCCTGCCTCCGCCCCTGCGCTTCCCCCTCGGACTCCGACGCCGCCGCGCAATCCCTCGGCGGCCCCGGATTCTCCCGCGCCGTCCACTGCAACCAGCCCCGGATCCACCGCAAGAAGCCCCTCCGCTACCCCTCCAACTACATCTCCACCACCAAGTACAACATCCTCACCTTCCTCCCCAAGGCCGTGTTCGAGCAGTTCCGCCGCGTCGCCAACCTCTACTTCCTCCTCGCCGCCATCCTCTCCCTCACCCCGATCGCCCCCTTCTCCTACGTCAGCATGATCGCGCCCCTCGCCTTCGTCGTCGGCCTCAGCATGGCCAAGGAGGCGCTCGAGGATTGGCGGCGCTTCGTGCAGGACATGAAGGTTAACAGCCGGAAGGTCAGCTTCCACAAAGGGGACGGACAATTCAGCTACAAGCATTGGCAGAAGATTCAGGTAGGGGACGTCGTTAAGGTCGAAAAGGATCAGTTCTTCCCCGCCGATTTGCTTCTGCTCTCGTCGAGCTACGAGGACGGCATTTGTTACGTCGAGACCATGAATTTGGACGGCGAGACGAATTTGAAGGTCAAGAGGGCTTTGGAGGTGACACTCCCGCTGGACGAAGACGGGACTTTTAGGGAATTTAAGGCCATTATTCGGTGCGAGGATCCGAATCCTAGCTTGTACACCTTCGTCGGTAATTTCGAATATGAGAGACAGGTCTATGCTCTCGACCCGAGTCAGATTCTTCTCAGGGATTCAAAGCTTCGAAATACTTCCTATGTCTATGGAGTGGTCGTTTTCACGGGTCATGATAGCAAAGTCATGCAGAACGCGACCCAATCGCCGTCCAAGAGGAGTAACATTGAGAGGAAAATGGACCGTATCATTTATATCCTGTTCACGCTGCTTGTGTTGATATCGCTGATCAGCTCGATCGGCTTTGCCGTGAACACCAAGTTCGGGATGCCACACTGGTGGTATTTGCGACCAGACGACACCTCAAACTTGTACGACCCGTCGAAGCCTGTTACTTCCGGCGTCTTCCATCTCGTCACGGCACTCATTCTTTATGGGTATTTGATTCCGATCTCACTCTATGTTTCCATCGAAGTTGTCAAGGTTTTACAAGCTATGTTCATCAACCATGATCTGCATATGTATGATGAGGATACTGGAAATCCCGCTGACGCACGGACCTCGAACTTAAACGAGGAGCTTGGCCAAGTCCATACAATTTTATCGGATAAAACGGGCACTTTGACCTGCAATCAGATGGACTTTTTGAAGTGTTCCATAGCAGGAGTTTCATATGGCCGGCGTTCTAGTGAAGTCGAAATAGCTGCCGCAAAGCAGATGGCTTCAGAAGCCGGGGAAATCGATTTAGAAGACAGGATTTCATTTACAGTTGATATTGCAAAAAAGCCCGCAATAAAAGGTTTCAGCTTTGAAGACGACCGACTCATGCAAGGAAATTGGATAAATGATCCTAGTGCCGGTACTATTCTTATGTTTTTCAGGATACTTGCTCTCTGTCACACAGCAATTCCCGAAATGAACGAGGAAACTGGCAGTTTTAGCTACGAAGCGGAATCACCTGATGAAGGGGCCTTCCTGGTTGCTGCAAGGGAATTTGGTTTTGAGTTCTGTAAGAGGACTCAATCAAGCGTCTTTGTTAGGGAGAGATATGCCTCTTCTCAGTACCCTGTCGAAAG GGAGTTCAAGGTTCTCAGTCTATTGGAATTCAGCAGCAAAAGGAAAAGGATGTCCGTAATTTTGCGGGACGAAGCTGGGCAAATTCTTCTTCTTTGCAAAGGAGCGGACAG CATCATTTTCGATCGACTATCAAAGAATGGAAGAATGTACGAGGTTGACACTACTAAACATCTAAGTGACTACGGGGAAGCAGGCTTGCGTACACTTGCACTGTCATACAGAGTACTGGAGGAAACAGAGTATTCTGCATGGAACACCGAGTTTCTTAAAGCAAAAACTTCTATCGGTCCTGACAGAGAAGCCCAACTTGAGCGAGTCTCTGATTTGATTGAAAGGGAACTGATCCTTGTGGGTGCAACTGCTGTTGAAGATAAACTACAAAAAGGA gTTCCTCAGTGTATAGATAAATTAGCTCAAGCTGGTCTCAAAATCTGGGTTCTGACTGGTGATAAAATGGAAACAGCAATCAATATAGG ATTTGCATGCAGCTTACTTAGGCAAGGCATGAAACAGATATGTTTGTCCACAGTGAACGGTGACTTAATCTCACAAGATGCAAGAAAG GAAGCAAAGGAGAATCTTTTGCTGCAAATAACTAATGCTTCACAAATGGTCAAGCTGGAAAAGGATCCTCACGCAGCATTTGCCTTGATAATCGATGGCAAAACTTTGACGTATGCCTTGGAGGATGATATGAAGACCCACTTTTTGAACCTAGCAATTGATTGTGCTTCTGTCATATGCTGTCGGGTCTCTCCAAAGCAGAAAGCACTG GTCACTCGACTGGTTAATGAAGGAACGGGCCAAACCACTTTAGCTATAGGTGATGGTGCAAATGATGTCGGCATGATTCAAGAAGCTGATATCGGTGTTGGTATCAGCGGCGTGGAGGGAATGCAG GCCGTGATGGCTAGCGATTTTTCTATTTCCCAATTTCGTTTTCTTGAGCGGCTGCTTCTTGTTCATGGTCACTGGTGCTACAAGAGGATTGCGCAGATG ATATGTTACTTTTTCTACAAGAATATTGCTTTCGGCCTCACGATATTCTACTTTGAGGCATACACTGCGTTCTCCGGCCAGTCAGTATATGACGACTGGTACATGATCCTTTTCAATGTCATCCTCACCTCATTGCCCGTGATATCGCTCGGAGTCTTTGAGCAAGACGTTCCTTCTGAAGTCTGCTTACAG TTCCCAGCCTTGTATCAGCAAGGACCGAGAAACCTTTTCTTCGACTGGAATAGGATTTTTGGTTGGATGGGCAATGGTCTCTACTCATCCttagttatcttcttcctcaacATCGGCATCTTCTACAATCAGGCCTTCCGCCCAGAAGGCCAGACCGCTGACATGGCCGCCGTGGGGACCGCCATGTTCACTTGCATAATCTGGGCCGTCAACGTCCAGATCGCCCTCACGATGAGCCACTTCACATGGATTCAGCACCTCTTTGTGTGGGGCAGCGTCACCACATGGTACCTTTTCCTTCTAGCCTACGGAATGACATCGCCATTGATTTCCGGAAACAACTTCCAGATTCTTCTAGAAGCCCTCGGATCGGCCCCGATATACTGGTCTGTGACCCTTCTAGTTACTGTTGCTTGCAACCTCCCATACTTGGCCCATATCTCCTATCAGAGAGCATGCAATCCACTTGATCACCATGTTATTCAGGAGATTAAACATTACAAAAAAGATGTAGAGGATCAGATTATGTGGAAACGGGAGAGTTCTAAGGCGAGGCAGGAGACTAAGATTGGTTTCTCCGCGAGGGTCGATGCTAAGATCAGGCAGCTGAAGGGGAAACTGCAGAAGAAAGTCTCATCCTTGAGCATTCAAACAGCTACGTGA
- the LOC109716009 gene encoding probable phospholipid-transporting ATPase 4 isoform X1, protein MARGARRRELLRWSKLYTFSCLRPCASPSDSDAAAQSLGGPGFSRAVHCNQPRIHRKKPLRYPSNYISTTKYNILTFLPKAVFEQFRRVANLYFLLAAILSLTPIAPFSYVSMIAPLAFVVGLSMAKEALEDWRRFVQDMKVNSRKVSFHKGDGQFSYKHWQKIQVGDVVKVEKDQFFPADLLLLSSSYEDGICYVETMNLDGETNLKVKRALEVTLPLDEDGTFREFKAIIRCEDPNPSLYTFVGNFEYERQVYALDPSQILLRDSKLRNTSYVYGVVVFTGHDSKVMQNATQSPSKRSNIERKMDRIIYILFTLLVLISLISSIGFAVNTKFGMPHWWYLRPDDTSNLYDPSKPVTSGVFHLVTALILYGYLIPISLYVSIEVVKVLQAMFINHDLHMYDEDTGNPADARTSNLNEELGQVHTILSDKTGTLTCNQMDFLKCSIAGVSYGRRSSEVEIAAAKQMASEAGEIDLEDRISFTVDIAKKPAIKGFSFEDDRLMQGNWINDPSAGTILMFFRILALCHTAIPEMNEETGSFSYEAESPDEGAFLVAAREFGFEFCKRTQSSVFVRERYASSQYPVEREFKVLSLLEFSSKRKRMSVILRDEAGQILLLCKGADSIIFDRLSKNGRMYEVDTTKHLSDYGEAGLRTLALSYRVLEETEYSAWNTEFLKAKTSIGPDREAQLERVSDLIERELILVGATAVEDKLQKGVPQCIDKLAQAGLKIWVLTGDKMETAINIGFACSLLRQGMKQICLSTVNGDLISQDARKALLLSLTNEQEAKENLLLQITNASQMVKLEKDPHAAFALIIDGKTLTYALEDDMKTHFLNLAIDCASVICCRVSPKQKALVTRLVNEGTGQTTLAIGDGANDVGMIQEADIGVGISGVEGMQAVMASDFSISQFRFLERLLLVHGHWCYKRIAQMICYFFYKNIAFGLTIFYFEAYTAFSGQSVYDDWYMILFNVILTSLPVISLGVFEQDVPSEVCLQFPALYQQGPRNLFFDWNRIFGWMGNGLYSSLVIFFLNIGIFYNQAFRPEGQTADMAAVGTAMFTCIIWAVNVQIALTMSHFTWIQHLFVWGSVTTWYLFLLAYGMTSPLISGNNFQILLEALGSAPIYWSVTLLVTVACNLPYLAHISYQRACNPLDHHVIQEIKHYKKDVEDQIMWKRESSKARQETKIGFSARVDAKIRQLKGKLQKKVSSLSIQTAT, encoded by the exons ATGGCGCGCGGCGCGCGGCGTCGGGAGCTCCTCCGATGGAGCAAGCTCTACACGTTCTCCTGCCTCCGCCCCTGCGCTTCCCCCTCGGACTCCGACGCCGCCGCGCAATCCCTCGGCGGCCCCGGATTCTCCCGCGCCGTCCACTGCAACCAGCCCCGGATCCACCGCAAGAAGCCCCTCCGCTACCCCTCCAACTACATCTCCACCACCAAGTACAACATCCTCACCTTCCTCCCCAAGGCCGTGTTCGAGCAGTTCCGCCGCGTCGCCAACCTCTACTTCCTCCTCGCCGCCATCCTCTCCCTCACCCCGATCGCCCCCTTCTCCTACGTCAGCATGATCGCGCCCCTCGCCTTCGTCGTCGGCCTCAGCATGGCCAAGGAGGCGCTCGAGGATTGGCGGCGCTTCGTGCAGGACATGAAGGTTAACAGCCGGAAGGTCAGCTTCCACAAAGGGGACGGACAATTCAGCTACAAGCATTGGCAGAAGATTCAGGTAGGGGACGTCGTTAAGGTCGAAAAGGATCAGTTCTTCCCCGCCGATTTGCTTCTGCTCTCGTCGAGCTACGAGGACGGCATTTGTTACGTCGAGACCATGAATTTGGACGGCGAGACGAATTTGAAGGTCAAGAGGGCTTTGGAGGTGACACTCCCGCTGGACGAAGACGGGACTTTTAGGGAATTTAAGGCCATTATTCGGTGCGAGGATCCGAATCCTAGCTTGTACACCTTCGTCGGTAATTTCGAATATGAGAGACAGGTCTATGCTCTCGACCCGAGTCAGATTCTTCTCAGGGATTCAAAGCTTCGAAATACTTCCTATGTCTATGGAGTGGTCGTTTTCACGGGTCATGATAGCAAAGTCATGCAGAACGCGACCCAATCGCCGTCCAAGAGGAGTAACATTGAGAGGAAAATGGACCGTATCATTTATATCCTGTTCACGCTGCTTGTGTTGATATCGCTGATCAGCTCGATCGGCTTTGCCGTGAACACCAAGTTCGGGATGCCACACTGGTGGTATTTGCGACCAGACGACACCTCAAACTTGTACGACCCGTCGAAGCCTGTTACTTCCGGCGTCTTCCATCTCGTCACGGCACTCATTCTTTATGGGTATTTGATTCCGATCTCACTCTATGTTTCCATCGAAGTTGTCAAGGTTTTACAAGCTATGTTCATCAACCATGATCTGCATATGTATGATGAGGATACTGGAAATCCCGCTGACGCACGGACCTCGAACTTAAACGAGGAGCTTGGCCAAGTCCATACAATTTTATCGGATAAAACGGGCACTTTGACCTGCAATCAGATGGACTTTTTGAAGTGTTCCATAGCAGGAGTTTCATATGGCCGGCGTTCTAGTGAAGTCGAAATAGCTGCCGCAAAGCAGATGGCTTCAGAAGCCGGGGAAATCGATTTAGAAGACAGGATTTCATTTACAGTTGATATTGCAAAAAAGCCCGCAATAAAAGGTTTCAGCTTTGAAGACGACCGACTCATGCAAGGAAATTGGATAAATGATCCTAGTGCCGGTACTATTCTTATGTTTTTCAGGATACTTGCTCTCTGTCACACAGCAATTCCCGAAATGAACGAGGAAACTGGCAGTTTTAGCTACGAAGCGGAATCACCTGATGAAGGGGCCTTCCTGGTTGCTGCAAGGGAATTTGGTTTTGAGTTCTGTAAGAGGACTCAATCAAGCGTCTTTGTTAGGGAGAGATATGCCTCTTCTCAGTACCCTGTCGAAAG GGAGTTCAAGGTTCTCAGTCTATTGGAATTCAGCAGCAAAAGGAAAAGGATGTCCGTAATTTTGCGGGACGAAGCTGGGCAAATTCTTCTTCTTTGCAAAGGAGCGGACAG CATCATTTTCGATCGACTATCAAAGAATGGAAGAATGTACGAGGTTGACACTACTAAACATCTAAGTGACTACGGGGAAGCAGGCTTGCGTACACTTGCACTGTCATACAGAGTACTGGAGGAAACAGAGTATTCTGCATGGAACACCGAGTTTCTTAAAGCAAAAACTTCTATCGGTCCTGACAGAGAAGCCCAACTTGAGCGAGTCTCTGATTTGATTGAAAGGGAACTGATCCTTGTGGGTGCAACTGCTGTTGAAGATAAACTACAAAAAGGA gTTCCTCAGTGTATAGATAAATTAGCTCAAGCTGGTCTCAAAATCTGGGTTCTGACTGGTGATAAAATGGAAACAGCAATCAATATAGG ATTTGCATGCAGCTTACTTAGGCAAGGCATGAAACAGATATGTTTGTCCACAGTGAACGGTGACTTAATCTCACAAGATGCAAGAAAG GCTTTGCTTTTATCTTTGACGAATGAGCAGGAAGCAAAGGAGAATCTTTTGCTGCAAATAACTAATGCTTCACAAATGGTCAAGCTGGAAAAGGATCCTCACGCAGCATTTGCCTTGATAATCGATGGCAAAACTTTGACGTATGCCTTGGAGGATGATATGAAGACCCACTTTTTGAACCTAGCAATTGATTGTGCTTCTGTCATATGCTGTCGGGTCTCTCCAAAGCAGAAAGCACTG GTCACTCGACTGGTTAATGAAGGAACGGGCCAAACCACTTTAGCTATAGGTGATGGTGCAAATGATGTCGGCATGATTCAAGAAGCTGATATCGGTGTTGGTATCAGCGGCGTGGAGGGAATGCAG GCCGTGATGGCTAGCGATTTTTCTATTTCCCAATTTCGTTTTCTTGAGCGGCTGCTTCTTGTTCATGGTCACTGGTGCTACAAGAGGATTGCGCAGATG ATATGTTACTTTTTCTACAAGAATATTGCTTTCGGCCTCACGATATTCTACTTTGAGGCATACACTGCGTTCTCCGGCCAGTCAGTATATGACGACTGGTACATGATCCTTTTCAATGTCATCCTCACCTCATTGCCCGTGATATCGCTCGGAGTCTTTGAGCAAGACGTTCCTTCTGAAGTCTGCTTACAG TTCCCAGCCTTGTATCAGCAAGGACCGAGAAACCTTTTCTTCGACTGGAATAGGATTTTTGGTTGGATGGGCAATGGTCTCTACTCATCCttagttatcttcttcctcaacATCGGCATCTTCTACAATCAGGCCTTCCGCCCAGAAGGCCAGACCGCTGACATGGCCGCCGTGGGGACCGCCATGTTCACTTGCATAATCTGGGCCGTCAACGTCCAGATCGCCCTCACGATGAGCCACTTCACATGGATTCAGCACCTCTTTGTGTGGGGCAGCGTCACCACATGGTACCTTTTCCTTCTAGCCTACGGAATGACATCGCCATTGATTTCCGGAAACAACTTCCAGATTCTTCTAGAAGCCCTCGGATCGGCCCCGATATACTGGTCTGTGACCCTTCTAGTTACTGTTGCTTGCAACCTCCCATACTTGGCCCATATCTCCTATCAGAGAGCATGCAATCCACTTGATCACCATGTTATTCAGGAGATTAAACATTACAAAAAAGATGTAGAGGATCAGATTATGTGGAAACGGGAGAGTTCTAAGGCGAGGCAGGAGACTAAGATTGGTTTCTCCGCGAGGGTCGATGCTAAGATCAGGCAGCTGAAGGGGAAACTGCAGAAGAAAGTCTCATCCTTGAGCATTCAAACAGCTACGTGA